Genomic DNA from Chanos chanos chromosome 6, fChaCha1.1, whole genome shotgun sequence:
aacagaacagctatccccaggataaaaaaaatacccctCTGGAAGAACTCAAAAACCCCAAGCCGTAACCCAAGGTTACGCTTCCTATGGAGCGGTCAGTATAGAACCGTTCTCAAAAGATTTGCCCCACCGCCgccgtgtcacctgctaaatatgattaaaaatttCCAGCAAAATCGTACGCAGTAAATGATCACGGCTTACCGGTGGGATTTGCAGAGATCAAAAGGCTCTCTACGACACTTAAACAGCCGTGCGCGTCCGGACAGCGCAGCCACCTCAAGGTGTACCATAACCGCACAGGTGcgacacaccaggcagaggaagtgagggCGATACTGCAATGTTACCTGAGCCGGTATTTATAGATACGGATCATGACCCGTATGCAGACGCCatggtttttttaaaaaatattttattataagggGACATGGCTCTTATTGCCACACTGTCAAAGTCAGGGTGAAGATTTGTAAATGTCCTAGACACTTGAAATTTGATATGAACTATGCTCATGCAGCACAATGACAGAGGGCAGTGCCTAATTAGCCCAAACTCTCAAACACCCCATAGTGCTCCTTAGAAATCTTTCAGTCTATGAGAATCGAATTTCCCCACATGGGCATATGGGCCTCTGCCTTTCACATAAATTAAGATGTGGATTATGACTTATACCGTCTAGGGCCCACAAaactgtgaggttttttttgttttgttttgttttgttttttttacccagtcAATAGGAAGCGGATCTGTGTGGTCAGAGTCATTCTTTTCTGTGGCAACCACAGCTCATACTGAATATGCTATGTAATggtacatttttcaaatgcGGCAAGAGGAGAGTagtgaggaaaaacagaggtttttttgtctttaaagggGATGCTGATGTGGTCAGGAAGGAATGAGCTGAGTGGATTAGTTTAGCTTCTGTAAGACTTCACGTAACTATGATGGAAATATTGTGCCTGAGCCACTTCTCATCTGCTACTGAATAAAATTAATGtccaaaataaaagcaaaatacagTGTAGTTTATATATGTGGAATGTCCTGTAATACTGTTCAACAGAGggttgaaggtttttttttgttttttttttttttgatctgggATAAATGCAGGTAAGTTATAACATGCCAATATTATGTCAAAAGTTATCACACAGCCAAACctattttgaaaagtgaaagaaacacagaatttttttgcGTATGTCTGGCAAACTCAGACCATACATGAGAGGGTTCAATATGGGAGGGATCACAAGAAATTCTACTGAAAACACTAAAGCAACAACTTGATATTTCCCAAGATCATATCTACTTAAAGCAACATCACAAAATGATGCAACTGAGTAGTTCACAAAGGTCACAATGTGAGGGGCACATGTTTGCAGTGCTTTGCCCCTATACTCTGATGACATTTTTTGACAAATAATCAAAATTCTTACATACGTAAATATAATAAAACTTGCAGGTGCAAAAACAGTAGTTATTGTGACGCAATATCCCAGTATGTTGTTGATCATGGTGTTAACACAAGAGAGCCTGACTACAGACCAGTTAGAACAGTACAGTCTTTCTATTTCATTACCACATAAAGGAATACTAACTAGAAAGTAAATGGCAAGACTCAAATAAAATATCACGTAAAGGAAAGCACAGGCTATACAGACAGATGTGACTTTTGGAGTCATGATACTGTGGTATCTTAAAGGATGACATATTGCAACATGTCTGTCAAATGCCATCAAAGTTAGTATCGTGTATTCAGATACTGCATAGGTGTAAATAACAGAAATCTGGGTAAAACATGCTTGGCGGcttattttatgtgtgtcagagagaaaatcaatcAGTAATCTTGGGAAGAAACCAGCTGTGCCATATAGAGCATTTATGCATAGACAGCAGATGAGGAAATACATTGGTTTATGAAGAGACTTCTCCTTAAACACAGCCAATAAGACAGTGGCATTAAAAAATATGATGGAAAGGTATACTAAAAGCGAAATCATGAAGGAAAAATATCGAAATTGATTTTGCTCTTTAAAAACTGTGAGATAAAAAGTGAATGAGATGTTTCCATTTCCCATTTGATGACCtacaatgaaagagaaataataaaatgtgaaatatatttagATTTCATCTTGAGGTATACATTTTTGAATTGCAAATGTGCCattacacaggtttttttttttcatccataaatacttcatttcaaaaacttcaAAGTAATGTCTTTGCTTCCATTTCATTTAGAGTAAAGAGTGTGTCATAAAATGCTGTAAGCTATGTATAACcttttttcatgtcttcattAACTGTAACAATTACTTTCATGATGcacacaacaataaacaatgaCACATTACAGTATACTTATGTTATGCATGTACATTACAAACGCTGTATGTTACCTTCGGCATGTGTCAGACATTAGCTGATGAGTGACTGTTTCAGCTGCCTCAGTGAATGATCAGTTTATATGTATTGCAGCACCAGATCCAGATTAGGGTGTCTATTTGCCCTAGGGAAGAAATCTAATCATTTCTTCCATAGACTTTTCATAGGCAtcttgtgtttcttttagaCAGACTGCCATATTCTGCAGAGAATTTTGCATTTTCCAAAGGGGCTGATTTTTATAGATTATCTAAATGGAATGTGGATATTTTATGGTCTTTTTATAACAGTATTTAAACAGATTATTATGTTCAATCTTATTTCCcctgtttttatgttctttctATGTCCATTTTCATGTGAAGCACTCGGTGCATGTAATTTCTTtattgtaaagcactttgagctgcatttcCTTTAATGAAAgatgctatacaaataaaagtcattattattattattgttattattattattattattattgttgttgttgttgttgactgctACAGTACAGAAGAGTACTCTCAgctatgtgtttgtgagcaaTAATCAATAGGACAACTACAGTAAAATGattacatgtgaaaaaaaaaagataatgttctctctccattgaattatatttgtatgtgtgagtcaaCTCAGCTACACCAGGAGAAGTGAACAGATTATTTTAGTCCCCGGCCATAGTTCGCAATGTGCTTTTTTTGATTTACTATGTGTTGTATCATATTGTGTGATTCTGTTGATTCCTTCTCGACTGCTgaatataaatttttttttactagctgtgttttctttcttctgttaatGATGTGTGCCAGTTAATATCAGTTGGTGTTAATGATGAGCTGTCCTGTTATCCTTCATACTGGCACCAAATTACGAGGTCCAGATGAGTTGCTTTACCTATTGTGAAGCTGTTCCCCCTTGGCAGGGAACCAGCCCATGTCTAAATCACTGTAAAAGTGCTCTTCGGCCTCATCAGGATTGATCATTGGGATGCTGTTTTCGGCCTTTGTAAGTGCCGGTACCTCTCaaccaattccggagtcccccgtgctagccaagcccagaAGGCCTCCCTCCTCAGCCCGAcagcttccctcaccggtggtgTCCACCACCGAGTCCTTgagttgccgccacgacaggcaccgacgACCGTCTAACCACAGCTCAAAgatgccgcttcaacaatggaggctctgaacagggtccactCGGAAttcatgtccccagcctcccttgGGATCATAGAGAtgctcctccggaggtgtgagtcGAAGATCTTccggacagggtcctcagctagccgttcccagttcaccctcactacgCGCATCCAGCACATatggccgcaggtctgatgagactgaccattggcctaaggagctctggtaccaggtacacttatgagccgccttatgctcgaacatggtgttcgttatggacaatccatgacttgcacagaagtccaacaacaaagcaccactcaggctcagatcgggtaggccgttcctcccatcACTTCCCTCCAAgtttctccatcattgccaatgtgagcattgaagtctcccagtagaactacagaatccccagatggtgtcttcactagaacactttccagtgtatctaggaaggctgagtactctgagctgccgttcggtttcccccctgcaacccgaaggcgcagtgaggtgACCCTTTCGCTCACCGGGACAAACTTCAACACAgtggcgctcagtcgggggctaacaagtaacccaaCACCTGCCTgtcgcctctcaccccaggcaatTCCAGAGGAGGATAGAGTCCAGCCCGCATCCAGGAGTTTGgctccagagccaaggctgtgcgtagaagtgagcccaactatatctagttggtatctcTCCACCTCCGACACAAGTTACAGCTCTttc
This window encodes:
- the LOC115814925 gene encoding putative gustatory receptor clone PTE03 yields the protein MGNGNISFTFYLTVFKEQNQFRYFSFMISLLVYLSIIFFNATVLLAVFKEKSLHKPMYFLICCLCINALYGTAGFFPRLLIDFLSDTHKISRQACFTQISVIYTYAVSEYTILTLMAFDRHVAICHPLRYHSIMTPKVTSVCIACAFLYVIFYLSLAIYFLVSIPLCGNEIERLYCSNWSVVRLSCVNTMINNILGYCVTITTVFAPASFIIFTYVRILIICQKMSSEYRGKALQTCAPHIVTFVNYSVASFCDVALSRYDLGKYQVVALVFSVEFLVIPPILNPLMYGLSLPDIRKKILCFFHFSK